ACCGCGGCCACCACCAACACCCGCCGGGCGCCGTAGCGGTCGATGTAGCGGCCGCTGACGAGGGCGACGAGAAAACCGGTGAGCGCTCCGGGCAGCAGGAAGTACACGCTGGCCTGGAGCACAGTGGCTCCGAACCCGTAGCCGGCGGCCTGGCGCGAAGTCTGCACGAACTGGGTCAGGCCGAGGAAGGCGAAGTACAGGCCCATGCCGACCAGGATCGTGGCCAGGTTGGTCAACAGGATGGGCCGGCGCGCCAGCATCGTGGTCGACACCAGCGGGTCGGTGGCGCGGCGCTCCCACCACCACCAGCCGATCAGCACACCCACCCCGCCGATCAGGAATCCAAGGGTGCCGGGATGGCGCCAGCCCCAGGAGTTGCCCTGCGTGATCGCCAGCAGGACCGACGACAGGCCGATCGCCAGCCCCACCGCACCCAGCCAGTCGATCGCCCCGCGGGCATCAGGTCGTCGGTTGGGCACGACCGACACGGCCACCACGATCACCACGACCGTGAATGCGGTGGTGAGCCAGAAGACCCGGTGATAGCCGGCGTCGCCGGACATCAGCAGTCCGGTGACGACGAGGCCGACCCCGCCGCCGAAACCCAGCGTGCCGGACAGCACCGACATCGCTCCCACCAAGCGGTCCTCGGGGAGTTCTTCGCGCAGGATCGCGATGCTGATCGGGTAGAGCGCATACGAGGCGCCCTGCAGGACGCGGGCCGCCACCAACAGCGGGACCGATGCCGTGACTGCGGCCAGGACCGAGCCCGCCAGCACGACTGCCAGCACGCCGAGCAAGACGTGCTTCTTGCTGTGGATGTCGGCCAGTCGCCCGATCAGCGGTGTGGTGGCGGCCGCGGCCAGCAGGTTGGCGGTGACGGCCCAGCTGACCGCCACCGACGAGGTGTTGAGCTGTTGGGCGATGATGCCGAGGACGGGGACCACCGCGGTCTGCAGGATGGCGACGGTGAGTGCCACCAGGCTGAGGCCGGCGATCAGGACACCGGGGCGAGGGGCTGACCGGATAGCGGGGGAGTCGGACCGGTTGGTTTCGGTCCTGGCCACTTCCGCTCCGATCGTTAGCTCATCTCGATGTTTCTCGATTATGGCGTTCGTCGGTCACGGGCTGTCACACCGGGCTACGCCTCCGGCAGGGCGGCAATGACGTGGCGGGTGAACGAGGAGGTCGACGCGCTGCCGCCGATGTCGGCCGTGCCCACGCCGGTGTCGAGGGTGCGGCGGACGGCGTCCTCGATGCGGTCCGCGGCCACCCGCAGGGCGGGTGTCCCGCCGTCGCGGTCCGCGAGCCACCGCAGCAGC
The genomic region above belongs to Mycolicibacterium sp. HK-90 and contains:
- a CDS encoding MFS transporter, with translation MARTETNRSDSPAIRSAPRPGVLIAGLSLVALTVAILQTAVVPVLGIIAQQLNTSSVAVSWAVTANLLAAAATTPLIGRLADIHSKKHVLLGVLAVVLAGSVLAAVTASVPLLVAARVLQGASYALYPISIAILREELPEDRLVGAMSVLSGTLGFGGGVGLVVTGLLMSGDAGYHRVFWLTTAFTVVVIVVAVSVVPNRRPDARGAIDWLGAVGLAIGLSSVLLAITQGNSWGWRHPGTLGFLIGGVGVLIGWWWWERRATDPLVSTTMLARRPILLTNLATILVGMGLYFAFLGLTQFVQTSRQAAGYGFGATVLQASVYFLLPGALTGFLVALVSGRYIDRYGARRVLVVAAVAGIAGFVMLAVAHDRPWQVVVAGVLANAYISLGYGALPALVVSEVDAGETGIATSMNAIARTIGSSAAAAIVAVLLGHRVVPSEVSFVTIFVAGAVTAALAMALIAVSRAPDRHGESVRTLSESRAMNHEWG